TTCCTTTTAAAGCGTAGCTTGGGAGGCAACTTACTTCACGGTTAGAATTTGTAGTTGCCTTCCCTCGCGTGGTACTCTGTTCAGCCCTGCTTCAACATTGAACAGCTTGCTTTATGTGTACCGGAGAAGATGCAGCGTTCTTATCAACAACGAAGAGTCAGGTTTGGGCACGATTACCACCCTTTCTCTTGTATTCTCTTGCTACTGCGTTTCTCCAGCCGGTATCTCACTATAGAGAACAGAAAATCCACACACGGCACTGTCGTAAAATGTCGTTATTCTAGACAGTGCTGGGAAAGGATAGGACAGAAGTATTAAAGCGCACCACGTGGATTTTAACTCTTTGTAATGAAGGGGCGAATAGTCATATAAAACACCGACGTTTATGCAAAAACTATGGTGCTATCGTCTCTATATACAGTTCTGTTTTTCacctttatattatattataattgtttCATGATAATTTTTGCATTACTTCTCtataatattttctttataatgATCTCTGCATGAAAGGAGGCGGCATTTGTACCagtgtaaaaacatttgttgtgacATATTCAAACCATTTGACTATATCTTAATTAGACGGATAGACTGGTGGTTTTATGAACAACTGTTAAATCAAACACAGTCCtgttaacataaaataaaaacatgatctgAGGTTTATATATACCTCAGATcatatatgtttttcttttatatatatatatatagagagagagagagagagagagagagatcatttatatatattaaccTCATATCATATGTATCttatcatatatattttatatatacacacacattgattaAAGCACTAGCCCTACACCCTTTACTGAAGGGTACGTTGGGTGGGAACTAATATGAGGGTTCTTGTGTTCGATCGGACGAAGAAAAGTGTTGCTCGGTTGGTCCCATCTTGGCTACATTGTAATCAGAGCGGAGAGGAAGGCAAACCCGTCCATATTACGGCTGCCGTGTCAGGTATAACAATGCCTCTAAATTACTTTGTCATCATTATTTACTTGAGctaaaaataatgtttgggTTAAGTATTGCATGCACCGTGTTTGTGTTTTGCGTGTCAAAATACAATGTCTTATTTATTAGCGACACCTTTCACCAGCAGATAGCTGTCGACAGCAACTAACAAATGCGTTGCGCATTCAAAATGACAGCTCGCGTCTTTGAAAGGCAATGTGAAACCAGCGCATAGGACTGAACAAGATTTTTTGAAGTTTGATACCTTTATATAATTATTGTAATGACTAGGTGACGATTCTTTGTCCTCCTTATAGTCCGCTTGTATGGAGCCCGACTTTTCTTTGTCATGTCCCTCCTCCGTAGCGCAATGTTTGGACTCTAGACGTGTCTGTGATCGTTCCTGGGTTGGTGATTGGTAGCTAGTAGGATGACACCGTCAGTTTTGTTGCTCCTCTCTCCTGCGTTCTACAACATGGCCTACTGTATGGTATGTTTTGTAGATACGGGGTTGTTTCACTAAATACCATGATTGTTACTGCGTTTATTGTCAATTATTTTAACTGTCTATTGCCCAGACATGTGTGAGAGTTGACATTAATGACGTTCGATGGAGGATTTCAAATTCATCCAAGGAGGTTAGCTCGCTAACGTTAGCTTTTGAAACTCGGAAGGTTAGGTTTTTGTAATGTCGGCTCAGCCGACCTCTTAACCACTGCATTTCTTATCCCCCGGCAAAATGGGTGGCTTTAATTTGTTGTACCAGTGCCACTGAACACGGTTTAATAGCTAATAACGGTCatccttttttaaatgtcacgTGACAATCGTAATGATCTGAGATTTTTCCTCCAGGGAATTGTATGATCCGTAAAAGGCTGTCTCTCATGTTTAGGTTTAGTCAATTGTGACGTGGAAGATGTTTATTTCACATATAGATAGTATCTGCCAATTATGTCTGATCAACACTCAGCTGCTGCACATGAATAAAGGATGAATGTATCACTATAGCAATCTCCAGATAAGACCCGTCTAGGTGTTCCAAGGTTCTGACAGCCCATCCACCCCTCACCCCCCACCCTGTGTACACCAGCGGTTTCCATGGTGATGGACCCTCCTGGCGGGCAAGACGAGCGGCGGCGTCAGGCAGAGCGTCTTCGAAGGGAGGAGGCCTACTATCACTTCATCAACGAGCTGAGCGAGGAGGAGTACCGCCTCATGAGAGACAGCAACCTGCTGGGCACACCTGGTGAGGGCAACCTAGAGAACATCAACTCCCTAGTACCCCCCCGAGGCAGGGCTGCCAAGCTCCAACCACCTGGGGTGGCCCTCAACAAGTAGCCTTCAACCGCTGCCTGAACCCggcccaatacagtgaaacctACTGATGCACtctgatatatatataattgtagacacacatacacacagtggtCTACCACAATGTGGTGATGCATTTGCCTCCGTTACCTAACAGCGAACATGTTTGTTTCTCAGGTGAAGTGACAGCGGAGGAGCTACGGCAACGCCTGGATGGTGCAAAGGAGCGTGTCTCGTCTCACCCCCGCGCGGACCCACGGCCACACAACATGGAGGccggagaggaggaggggaacagtggtaagggaagggggggggggcctggGTGGAGATACGAAGAAGATGAAGCTAGGTGCGATATGAAGATGATGAAGCTAGGCGCCTCATGGGTTTCTTGGTGGTTTTTGAAGGGATTGATAGCTAAGGGATCTTTGTAATCCAGACGGATGTATTGGGTCTCAAGATTCATCGTGGTGTAGTTGCTAATAGTTTCTAGCTTTTATTATTGGCGAAACTGCAGAGGTGTGACTCATTTTCATTAGTATTATCATTGCTGACTCGGTTCAGTAACATGCTGCCGTGCCTGTGTAGGTGCCGCCGAGCCTGGAGCGGAGACGTCTAACGGCGACTCACTGCTGGAGTGGCTAAACACGTTCCGGCGCACCGGGAACGCCACGCGCAGCGGCCAGAGTGGCAACCAGACGTGGCGCGCCGTCAGCCGCACCAATCCCAACAGCGGGGAGTTCCGCTTCAGCCTGGAGATCAACATCAACCACGAGCAGCCGGAGCCTGGGGAGCACAGTGACGCACCCGACCCGCCAGAGCTGGCCCCTGGCCCCCCGCCGACCACCACGGCCCCCTCAGTGTCCATACGCGCCGCCCCCTCCGCTCGCCCCTCTCCCTACGCCCCTGCCCGGCCCTCGCCTTACCCTTCGCCTCGAGCCGCGCTGGGCAGGCGGGCTCAGACCCGGCGCACACGCAGCAGTACCACCGCCTCTCCTGTGACTCCTCCACCCCCGGCCGCGTCCCTGTCTCCCCCGACCGCTTTGAGGAGGAGCGCTGTAGCGCTGCACCTCCCACCGACCCCGATCCTTCCCACCCCCACTACCCTTCGGGATCCGAGCAACCCCACTGAGCTCCAACCCCCGAGCCGAGCATCCTCCCCGGGGGAGGGTCAGGAGGAGGGGGTGCCCAACCTGGACTGCCCCCGTGTACAGACACAGTCTGGCCTCCAGGGGGCGCCTGTGGGGCGTGAGCCGCGCGGCAGCAGGACTCGATCCCGCGGCCGAATTCGCAGGGCTGCCGCAGGGGGTGGAAATTCCTCCCGGTCGTCTAGGAGACGTAGCCGCTCCCCTCTTCAGAGGAACCCTCCCCCTAACTTGGCTGCCTCTCCCCCTGGCGGTGGGAGTGGGAATGACGGGTCTAATGATGGGCCCGTGGCCGAGGCAACCAGTGGAACTGCCTCTGTCTCCACAGAGACTGGTGAGTCTGTGTCAGAACCGGCCGTGCTAGTCGAGCCTGGACCGGAGGCTGGGGAGCAGGAGGGGGAGGCGCACGCGGCCGGGGCCACCGGAGGGGTGCGGCGCCACCCCACCATCATGCTGGACCTGCAGGTGCGTCGCATTCGGCCAGGGGAGAACCGGGACCGGGACAGCATCGCCAGTCGCACCCGCTCCCGGGCCCGCGCCGCCGAGAACACGGTCACCTTTGAGAGCGACAGCGGGGGCTTCCGCCGCACCATCTCCCGCTCAGAGCGGGCCGGGATCCGGACCTACGTCAGCACCATCCGGATCCCCCTGAGGAGGATCAGTGAGACGGGCCTGGGGGAGCCGAGCTCCACGGCGCTGCGCTCCATCCTCAGGCAGATCATGACCGGCTTCGGAGAGCTGAGCTCCCTCATGGAGACCGAGGCTGACTCTGAGACGGCCGGGGGCACTCCCGGTCACCAGGACTCGGCCGGACCCAACGCCAACGCCGCACAGACCTACCGTAGCCATGGCAACGAGAGTGGCACTGGGGCGGGAGGCCCGGCAGGAGGGGCGCAGACCGTGAGAGACGGGTTGGCAGGGgctgaggaggaggggggggacCAGGGCAGGTTAGGCGGTAGCGGCGGAGGCGGAGTCCCTATGCCCAACGAGGGTCGGCCGACGAGCCGGGACACCAACAACCTGGTGGAGAACGGCACGCTGCCCATCCTGCGGCTGGCCCACTTCTTCCTGCTCAACgacgaggaggacgaggagcaCCCGCGCGGCCTGGCCAAGGAGCAGATCGACAACCTGGCCACGCGCACCTACGGCCAAGCCAGCctagagggggaggtggggcgCGCCTGCAGCGTCTGCATCAACGAATACGCCCAAGGGAACAAGCTGCGGCGCCTACCCTGCGCCCATGAGTTCCACATCCACTGCATCGACCGCTGGCTCTCTGAGAACAACACCTGCCCCATCTGCAGGCAGCCCATCCTCCCCGCACACCACGACTGACCCTGCCCTGAACTCtgggacaaaaaaaattgaaaaaataaactgaCTGCCTCCACCTCGCCCCCTGCTGGCTGAACTGAGTTGGAGGTGCCTGTACATAGCGCTTCAATGTTTTCATCTATCATTGAGATATCCATTGTGTTCAAGCTAAGAAATGGTAGAACTCAAAGCAGTGGCTTGGGGGAGAGAATTATAATGCAGAGAATTAACAAAGCTTTATTTTTTTAGACTTTATTTTCAGCACCTTTTTtgttctcttgttttttttcttattgtcCTGGTTTTTTCTTCGGCCTCTCTGTCACAATGCTTCTGAGGTCCACGATTACAGACGGCACTTATGCTTAAAGAGCTACTATGGCCGGCCAGTGCTGATCAGTCTCACATTAACACTTCCACCTGATAGGCTGTGATGTTACCCGGTCACAAACAGGCCACAGCCGTCAGCATCTCCAGACTTGATTTGGTTGTGAATGTGTCATCGCCGGCTGTGTTTTACTGTTGAGAAGAGAAAGTCATCAGTCGCCCTTGCATTTTAAGCAAAAAGCAGGAAAACTATTTTAAGTAGAAGCCAATATTGGAAtcttcaatttattttaaacctcCATTGTCCCTTTTAAAGCATTTCACCATCTATACATTTCTTACAGCATTTGACATGAAAATTTTAGTACCTcaagtcagaaaaaaaaatctaaagcaaATCATAGGTGATTTAGCTGTTACTCTTGTTATAAGACTCTAATGTTATGGAGAGGCCAATAATGTGGCCAATAACATGAAGGGAGAAGGAAATGACCATTTTGCTTACTGTACTTAAATTTACAAAGTTCATAGTGTTGTTCTCAGTTATTTACTCCTGGGCATTGAAGATCATTTAATCTGTTGGGAAAAGGAGAGTGCCTGCTTTGAAGTATTCTCTCCCCCCTAATCCCTCGTCTCCTCGAGATAGCCCACACCACTCCTCCAATCAAAAGGAGTTCATCGTCCCCTATTCCACTCCACATCTGTGTTTAAAGCACCTGCTCTAATAAAACCTGCCTTTCATGGGCTGACTTGTCACCTAAGTATCCTTGTTTGAAACCTAAAAGGACTGAATAGGTGAAAGCAAAATGGTGGATGCTTCACTCAGCCATTTTCTATTCCATCCTATCAGATCAGTGAACACAGAAGATTTCTTCCTACATTAGCCTGGCCTAGATCTCCATTGGCCCCCCCCCTGCATGCTGTAACACCCTGTCACCACCAGGGGCAGTGTTTACATCCACAGTCCGACGTGGTGGGAAAGCGGAGGCCGCTGATTTTTGTGCCCAGTAGGGCAAGGGGTTTCTGTGTTTGTCATCCCGACTTGGTTTCTTGCGGACCCATGAGATGGGTGTGACGCAGGAGATGTTGCTCATTCTATactgaagaaaatgtggtgtGTGCATTCTGGAGCTATGAGTGTTATGAATAACAGTGCGTGtttggggtgggtgggtgcgtgcgtgcgtgtgttagAACTGAAGGAAGTGACAAAACAGAATGTCCTAATATGATTCTAGAGACGCATCAGTCAGTTGCCTGAATGTTAATCTGAAGGCAGAGTGGGAGGGTCTATGGCCACCGAATTtagaaattaatatttattcTGTTCCTATTTAATGAGTTTAAAAAACAACCTTTGAGATATTGAATATGTATTATGTTATGTGATGAGATAAAATGTTAAGATTAATATGTATTCTGTTActatgtaataaaaataaacacatgggTTTTCTTCTCTGCTCCTTAACAATGGAATTAAATATAGCTTTGTTATGCCTGAAGTTTTGTGCTCTGTTTATTTGCTTCCCACTGGGGGTTTGGGTTCCTCCCACGGGACCCTCGTCTGGCCCCATGTCTCCTTTACTGAAAAACAACCAGGACTGAAGGATACCGTACGTTGAGTGTGATTAGATGAATATAATATTGTTCCAAGAGCTGGCTCTTGATTTTTTAGATTAAACAGGCCTGGGGTTTAAATGTGACGAATGGGACAAAAAATAGCGAGTTAATTCCAATTTAGTGCTATGTCATATTTCAAATGATCCATTTTGCCTACCTCAGCATTGCCCTCCGGCAGCCTTTGGCCCAACCCCTTTATGAATGACATGTTAGACAAAACACCTATGCCACAATCGTCTACATGAATGTCCAGTTGACGCAATGTAAATCAGGATAAAGGAACGAGATTCACGAGTACTTATGCAACGGATCAGCCTTTTGCTGAGCTAGGACGAGgccgcgcacgcacacgcacaccaaACATATCCCCTCTGCGCGTCCTCGTCGCCACTGAGCTGACCCAACGCCGTTCCTCGTCTTACCGACCGAATATGATTCGTCTACCGGCAAACGCAGCCTTGTCCCGGGCTCACATTCTTCCGCTGTGTACGTAGGCCACGAGCATGCCATCGTCCCGGCCGACCTCTTCCAGTCCGACAGACACCCGCACAAGATCAGGATGTACTTCAACCGGCGATCGAAGAAGATCCACAGCGAGGGAGGTAAGCATGATCAGGGGGACGTTATGTACAGCTCCATGGGCAAATATAAAGGATTGATCTggtaggaaaataaatattgtgccTGGCGAGGACGGATTCATGCTCTTGTTGACAATATGCGCTGTCTGTCTAATATATTATGCGCGTTATGTTATTGGTACTATAGCGAATTGGGGTGGCCTTGTTCTCAATGACTGCGGCACGGGTGCGGTGCAGCCTGGCGCTGTTTATCACGCCTGTCATACACAGTCAGTGCAAACAACCCGACCATTATTCTATTGGTACGGACAGTTGCTCTGCTCGGGATGGGGGCGCTGCGTTTTAACTGAACAAACGCATTGCCCAatgtgaagtaaaaaaaaaaaacattcgggtggatggagaggaggttgTTGCAGACGTGCGTTTTGTCCGGTGTGCCAAATAAATCTAATGGAAATGTTTATATTTCCAAGAAAATGCCTTATTTCTTGGACGCTGGTATTCAAATTAGTCGTTCAGATAATTCCAAGCACGTTGGCCACAGTTCCGCACTGTGGGACGGCGGGCGTTATTTAACGCCAGTTGACGATTTAAAGGCCACGTGACTCTAAGTATTCTTACTCTAAGCTCCTCGCGGGAAGGCCATCTCACCTGTTGAGGTCACGCGGGCCTGGAGACAAGTCACATGAACACCGAATctggaaaatgttatttatgaagAGAATAAATTGGCACTTAGGGCTACCAGTAGGCCTAAAATAGAGGAACAAAAGTAATGTTTGGTATTTTGTCCCTAAAAATGCACGACGCTTTTTGCTTTATGATCCATTGTTTATGATGACAGTTTACTACGCTCTTCACACATTACATAGTGAATGTGTTAATGGAAACCTACAGAAATCGACACAAGTCATGATTATTGACATTTCAACTGGGTCAGGGATTGAATGCCAGAGGAGCCGGTTTGCCAGTGAGGATGAGAACACCGTTTGTATGTTTGCCACTCTCCCTTTCTGGCTATGGGGGTATTGTCCTGGAAGAGGGACGCACGTGTTCAACCATGCGTGGCAAACTGCCCATAAGTGCATTGTGGGGcggttgtttgtttttgcgagTGACTGTGCTttgcctccagctgtttccagaaatatatattgtaggGCATATTGTCAGTATAGCTAGAGAAACAAAGTAcagacaacatcgccaactggGCCAGGTCAACTGTCTGGCGTCTAAGAGAAGGGAAATGAGGAGGGGGTAGGTAGAGAGTGAACAGCATCGATTGTCACATCAgagactgagacacacacacacacaggatcgATATAGTTTCCATGCCTGGATATCTTTATTAACGATGCCACCAGTTAGTCCAGTTCATCAGGTAAACTCCAGGTAAAGCTGATATTGACTCAGAAATAGGTTGTCTGGACAGGATGTTGGTCAAGGCAGAAAGACATCACAGAACTGACATGCTGATATAGATCTAGTCACTGCAGGAATGGACAATTCAGATGCTGGAGTGCCAAAATACATCTGTTTTTTATCCTAGGCATTTCAATCAAGGAGTAATTTGAACCTGATTTATAAATAACTATATTGCTAGCAAATAACTAACAAGTAGACACAAAACCAGAAGTATTTTGGCCCACCTTAACCAAAGCCTTCCCCTGCTGTAGAAAGCATATTCTGTTAACCATTCTATTAGCCATCATTTTGGTTAAAAATACATCTTTCAAATGATTTTGCTCAGTGGGAAACAATCTGATGtaattggtcaaaagaccaattattTAAGGAAATAAACACAGCCTCTTAAGCCATCTTTAAGGAGTTCCTGTGTCACACATGGCTGCTCAATGTGTTAATTTACTGTCTCATCTTTTCTCTGGCACCTCAGATCTTTCCCATAATCCCCCTGACCTCTTGGACCTCAGCCGTAATCACCTAGGCTGTCACAGCCACCGATGTGTCACACACTGATTACCCACTGATGTGTTTTAAACACAGGCATGTCatgtatttacacacacacacacacacacacactgtggaaGGTGTGAAGAAAGAGAGACTCTCAACCATGTGCTTAGTGTCCCAAAGTACAAAAGTCCCATAGGTCATTTAGATAGGGTGTTCCCTAGCTTACCTGCCCAGGGAGACCACACTCTGCTCTGTGACCCCGGCTGCTCGTAGCACCACCGACAaggcttttctgcaaatggacCTGTGCTAATCCAGGTGTGAAATCCAGGTAGGTGTTCCGACCTGTGTATTGTTCAGGTGACGTTGTGCAACTGTGGCGTGGGTTAACCGTCTCTGATCAAAGTACTTATGGACTGTGACGGACAGAGTGTTTAGAACTAGTtcttatattttaaaacaaacagcGACATATATGATGTTCACAGTTCTTCACTTTGTGTTGGTCGACCTCACTGTTCCATGTGTGTGGTCCCTAGGTCAGAGTAACGTGTTTACCGCGAATGAAGATAACTTGAGAAATCAGgcgggctgtctgtctgtctgtctgagatgGGTCTGTTCTGGAGGCAGATAGGGCCTGGTTGTTATGGCTGCTAGGTTGTCGAGGtttctgttttttaatgaatgaatggccTCTGTGGATTGAAGAGGTATTGGCCGGGTGAGCCTTGGAAATGGAACTTATGAGCTGTACAAAAGCTTCAGAGGGCAGTAAGACCCGTAGGCCACCGGGGCGCGCTGTTGCGCAGCTTTCACGGGTGCCGAGACCATCACGAAGGCCATCCCGTAGTCGCGTACATTCACAAGCATTTAAAAAACTAGCTGCATCAGGGACACAGAAAACCCACTGCAAATTCCTCCTGAGACTTGTATGAACAAGCCCTACAATAATCACAACAAACGTGTGCTCTGTACGGTAGCCATAACAGGGTGCTGGGGACTGCACAGTCTCACAGCTTACCAAAACAAGCGCGCCGTCGGAACCTTCCGGCGTCCTCGCTATCAGATGTTGGGGGTGACTGTCTGTTGTGTTCAGGTATGATGACCATGAACCTGGCACAAACCGAGTCACTTTTAAAATACAGTCGAGGCACTGCGttactgactgtctgtcttgtGTTGTTCTCTCCCATCTGGCGGCCTACTCCTCTGCTCCTGATCTTTGCCCACCCCCAGAGCAGTTAGTGTTGACCCCCATTAGGCAGGAGGAGTCCCCTGACAACCTGGACCCAGAGCTGGGCGTCGGCGTGGCTGTCATGCGCTCCCGCCTTGCTGACAGGTTTGACAAAAGTGAGTCTCGTCTTACAAATGGtgcccctccccccctcccccctcccccgcgCGCCACTGCTTGGAGTTCACTGGTGCATGCAGCCATCTGGAATAATAGCCTGTAATGACTGGGGGCAGAGGTCCTGGACTGAGAGGCGCAACGCTGTTCACCACTGGATCGCAGTCATCCGGTCTTGACCGTCACTGCATGCGCTTGGAGTGAATGCGCCTGAGtagcacacatgcatacaccaCACACCAGCTGCACTGACCAGCACGTATCCACTCCGCGAGATCCAGTGCACGTattgactaacacacacacacacacacacacgcacacacacacacaagcacacacacacacacaagcacacacacactagcacacacacccacaagcacacacacacacaagcacacacacacaagcacacacacacacacgcacacacacacacaagcacacacacacacgcacacacacacgcacacacacacacacacaagcacacgttCACAGTGCACATAGACAAAACAGGAAACGCAAACAAAAACCGGGGCGTTCGAGAAGGCTTGTGAATATTACACGCGTGCGTTAGGTCTCCTCCAGGGATATGAACAcagcatgcccccccccccccccccggcttcATTCACACAGACGCACGCATGTGTTCAGGTTCAGAACAGGCGCTGGGCATTGACTGCTGGCTTTGCGGAGAGGATGAACGGGGTCAGTAAACCGCATGTCGGCCCATCGCACGTCTACATGCATTGCTGCTTTAACATGGTGCTCTACTACGTGGGCAGTGTaactgtttgtgagtgtgtgtctagGAGGTAatgtgggtggggtgggtggggtgggggtgtcaAGTGTGGGTATCCATGCGTGAGGAGTACACCTTCGGCCTCTTAGATTAACAGTGTATGGATTAGTTGAGCTTTCCCAGTTGCCTAACGAAATTCGGTGAGCT
The Esox lucius isolate fEsoLuc1 chromosome 21, fEsoLuc1.pri, whole genome shotgun sequence DNA segment above includes these coding regions:
- the rnf6 gene encoding E3 ubiquitin-protein ligase RNF6 isoform X1 → MRVLVFDRTKKSVARLVPSWLHCNQSGEEGKPVHITAAVSAVSMVMDPPGGQDERRRQAERLRREEAYYHFINELSEEEYRLMRDSNLLGTPGEVTAEELRQRLDGAKERVSSHPRADPRPHNMEAGEEEGNSGAAEPGAETSNGDSLLEWLNTFRRTGNATRSGQSGNQTWRAVSRTNPNSGEFRFSLEININHEQPEPGEHSDAPDPPELAPGPPPTTTAPSVSIRAAPSARPSPYAPARPSPYPSPRAALGRRAQTRRTRSSTTASPVTPPPPAASLSPPTALRRSAVALHLPPTPILPTPTTLRDPSNPTELQPPSRASSPGEGQEEGVPNLDCPRVQTQSGLQGAPVGREPRGSRTRSRGRIRRAAAGGGNSSRSSRRRSRSPLQRNPPPNLAASPPGGGSGNDGSNDGPVAEATSGTASVSTETGESVSEPAVLVEPGPEAGEQEGEAHAAGATGGVRRHPTIMLDLQVRRIRPGENRDRDSIASRTRSRARAAENTVTFESDSGGFRRTISRSERAGIRTYVSTIRIPLRRISETGLGEPSSTALRSILRQIMTGFGELSSLMETEADSETAGGTPGHQDSAGPNANAAQTYRSHGNESGTGAGGPAGGAQTVRDGLAGAEEEGGDQGRLGGSGGGGVPMPNEGRPTSRDTNNLVENGTLPILRLAHFFLLNDEEDEEHPRGLAKEQIDNLATRTYGQASLEGEVGRACSVCINEYAQGNKLRRLPCAHEFHIHCIDRWLSENNTCPICRQPILPAHHD
- the rnf6 gene encoding E3 ubiquitin-protein ligase RNF6 isoform X2, with amino-acid sequence MVMDPPGGQDERRRQAERLRREEAYYHFINELSEEEYRLMRDSNLLGTPGEVTAEELRQRLDGAKERVSSHPRADPRPHNMEAGEEEGNSGAAEPGAETSNGDSLLEWLNTFRRTGNATRSGQSGNQTWRAVSRTNPNSGEFRFSLEININHEQPEPGEHSDAPDPPELAPGPPPTTTAPSVSIRAAPSARPSPYAPARPSPYPSPRAALGRRAQTRRTRSSTTASPVTPPPPAASLSPPTALRRSAVALHLPPTPILPTPTTLRDPSNPTELQPPSRASSPGEGQEEGVPNLDCPRVQTQSGLQGAPVGREPRGSRTRSRGRIRRAAAGGGNSSRSSRRRSRSPLQRNPPPNLAASPPGGGSGNDGSNDGPVAEATSGTASVSTETGESVSEPAVLVEPGPEAGEQEGEAHAAGATGGVRRHPTIMLDLQVRRIRPGENRDRDSIASRTRSRARAAENTVTFESDSGGFRRTISRSERAGIRTYVSTIRIPLRRISETGLGEPSSTALRSILRQIMTGFGELSSLMETEADSETAGGTPGHQDSAGPNANAAQTYRSHGNESGTGAGGPAGGAQTVRDGLAGAEEEGGDQGRLGGSGGGGVPMPNEGRPTSRDTNNLVENGTLPILRLAHFFLLNDEEDEEHPRGLAKEQIDNLATRTYGQASLEGEVGRACSVCINEYAQGNKLRRLPCAHEFHIHCIDRWLSENNTCPICRQPILPAHHD